The Deltaproteobacteria bacterium genome has a window encoding:
- a CDS encoding polysaccharide biosynthesis/export family protein — MTRTRLFAMFVMLLLVGCGGSSKVPSVSTLNTPELMPDVAPPSEDSYVIGPGDVLAIDVWKEPELTKQVAVRLDGKISLPLLNDIDAAGHTCQELQSLLTKKYQDFVTVPQVSVTLIESRSKKIYILGKVNRPGEYLLQKQMTILQAISLAGGLGEWADRSNIRLIRKIDGRERNFRVDYDAIVSGKDLSQNIHLQPDDTIFVP; from the coding sequence GTGACCAGGACAAGACTTTTTGCAATGTTTGTCATGCTGCTGCTTGTTGGCTGCGGCGGCTCCAGCAAGGTGCCGTCGGTGTCGACCCTGAACACTCCCGAGCTCATGCCTGATGTGGCCCCACCATCCGAAGACTCATATGTAATAGGTCCCGGAGATGTTCTGGCCATTGATGTCTGGAAAGAACCGGAGTTGACCAAGCAGGTGGCGGTAAGGCTCGACGGCAAAATCTCCCTGCCGCTCCTGAATGACATTGATGCTGCCGGCCACACCTGTCAGGAGCTGCAGAGCCTGTTAACAAAAAAATATCAAGATTTTGTCACCGTACCCCAGGTGTCGGTAACCCTGATCGAAAGCCGCAGCAAGAAGATTTACATCCTCGGCAAAGTGAACAGGCCCGGCGAATATCTCCTGCAAAAACAGATGACCATTCTGCAGGCCATCTCTCTCGCTGGCGGCCTGGGAGAGTGGGCCGACAGATCAAATATCAGGTTAATCAGAAAAATAGATGGCAGAGAAAGAAACTTTAGGGTAGATTACGACGCTATCGTCTCGGGCAAAGATCTGAGCCAGAACATCCATCTGCAACCGGACGATACGATTTTTGTACCGTAA